The window TTGGGGGCCCAAACGCCATACCAGGTTGAGACGGTGTAATCGGGCAAACCCAGCTCGGCCGAGCAAGGCACATCCGGGAAAGCCGCATTGCGCTTGGCCCCCGAGACCATGAGGGCCTTGATGCGGCCGCCCTTGATGTGCGCCGCCGACGAGCCCAGGCCGTCGAACATCATGTCCACGTTGCCCGCGATCAGGTCTTGCAGGGCCGGGCCTGCGCCTCGGTAAGGGATGTGGGTAATGAAGGTCTTGGTCTGCAGCTTAAACAACTCACCCGCCAAGTGGTGCGAGGTGCCGCCACCTGCCGAGCCGTAGTTCAAACGGGCCGGGTTCTTTTTCAAAAAATCCAGAAAGGCCTTGAAGTCGGCCGCCTGGACTTTCTTGGGATTGACCACCAGCACCTGTGGCACGCTGGCCACCTGGATGAGGGGGATCAGGTCACGCTCCAGATCGTAGTCCAGTCTCGGGTACATGCTGGGCGCGATGGTGTGGTGCACCGCCCCCATGAAGTAGTTGTAGCCATCGGGCGTAGACTTGGCCGCAATGCCCGCCCCCAGCGTGCCACCCGCACCACCACGGTTGTCGATGATCAGCTGTTTGCCCGTGAGCTTGGCAAACGCGGCCGACATGGGCCGCGCAAATGCGTCTGTGCCGCCCCCTGCCGGAAAGGGCACCACCATGGTCACCGGCTTGCTGGGCCAGCTGCTTTGGGCCTGGGCCCACAGCGGCAGCGAGCCTGTGACGGCCGCCATGGCCTTCAAAAAATCGCGGCGCTGGCCCCAAGGGTTCATTTCGGTCATGTCGTGTCTCCTGGTTTTATTCGGAAACGGCATCATAAAGTTTTTACAAAGACAGGCTTGCGCCGGGGTGTCACGACCTGATCAGAGAGCAGCCAGCATCTGCAGGGCTTTGGCAAAACCGGCACCGGGCTGGCACACCTCCAGATGCACCACGGGCAAACCGCAGCGCTGGGCACCGGCCACATTGCGTGGCTGGTCGTCCACAAACACGGCGTGCTCGGCCCGCACCCCCAAGGCATCCAAACACGCCTGGTAAGCGCGGGGATCGGGTTTGAGGATCTGGGTGTAGGTGGCGTCCACGATCACGTCAAACTGCTGGAGCCAGGGCAGACGTTCGCGAAAATCAGCGCCATAAAACAGATCCAGCTCATTGGACAAAATGCCCAGCTTGTAGCCCAGCGCCTTGGCCTGGTGGATAGCCGCCAACGCCTCTGGCCGGATCACGGCCTGTACATCCGCCCCACGAGCGCGCTGCACAAAGGTCTGCATCTCGGTCCATTCTTCACCCAGCAAGCGCCCAACCTCGCGGGTGCGTTGCATCCAGTAATCGCGTTCGCTGATGCGGTCGGCCTGCATGGCTTGCCACAGCGCATCGGTTTCAGGCGCAAATGGGCCTTGCCAGGTCAGTGTGCCGGCAGGCAGGCCCAAAGCCGCCTCGCTCAAAGCGTGGGTTTCAAACAGGGTGCGGCTGATGACGCCGCCAAAGTCCAGAATCAGGGCTTTGTCCTCGGGTCTCAGCGCGTCAGACATGAGGCGCTTTCATGCCCGCAGCAGGCACCACCAGCCCTTTGGCGAGCCAATCGTCCAACACGGCCAGCACATGCTGCACAAAAGCCGCGTCGTTGATGTGCGCGTCAATGCGCGAAACTTCCGCTGCGCCCCAATCGCACTGCGCCATTTCGTCCATCATGGCCGCCAGGCCTTCTGGATCGTGCAGCGGTGCACCAGCCCGGTCCCACTCCTGAATGCCTCGCAAGGGCAGTACCAAGTGCACCGGGCCTTGTGCCTGACGCAATCGGCTGGCCAGCTCGCGGGCGAATTCGCGGCGCATGTTGGCGTCGATGCCCACCGAAGCGATCAATCGGTTGTGGTCGTGCGAGGGCCGCCCAGCAAAACGCTCGGGCATCTGGCCCCAAGCGGGGTAATCCACCAGGTCGGTGGCGCCGGGGGCGACGATCATCGGCACGCCTTTGAGGCCCGCGCCCATGAGGCGATCCGGCCCCGCGCTCACCACCGAGCCGCCCATTTGGTTGACCATCTCCTGCAGGCTCAAATCCATCACGCAGGCAAACTGGCCTTGTGCAGCCAACGATTCAAACGCCCTGCCCCCCATGCCTGTGGTGTGGAACACCGCCAAGTCAAAACCGCGCTTGTCCAGTTCGGGCTGCAGCTGCACCATGTATTTGAGGCAGCTCGACCCCAAGGACGTCATGCCGACCACCGGCCGCTCGAAACGCGGCACCCGTGCCACGCGACACGCCCCCACCACCGCGCCTGCGGCTTGGGCCAGGGCCGACTGACACAGGCTGTTGAGGCCATAGAGGCCACCCGCCCATAGCACCATCATCAGATCGGGCGGCATGCGCTCGGGCGGCAAGAGCGGCGAAAACGCCACCGTGGACAGCACCACCTTGGGCACACCCAGCGGCAAGCTGCTGGCGACATCCAGCGCCAGGTCGGTGCCCATGGTGCCGCCCAGCACCAGCAGACCGTCCATGCGGCCCGTACGCTGCAACTCCGACGCTAGTCGGCTCGCGCCCTGCGCCATGAGTGCCATGGCGCTGTTTTCGTCGCCGCTGTCCATGACCTGCTGCAACGTCAAGCCCGCAGCCGCCGCCACGTCGGTGTTGGCGATGTCCGGAACCAGCCGGCCTTTGGCCAGCACCCCCACGTCCATGATCAGCGCTTGCCCGCCAGCGGCCTGCACCTGCTCGCGCATGAAGCCGATCTCGTCGCTTTTGGTGTCGACCGTGCCGACGATCAGGATGACCGGGCTCTTCATGCGCGGCCCTCCTGCACAGCGGCAAAGGCGGCTTCGAGCACGTCGCACATGAAGTCGACCTCCTCGCGGGTGATGACCAATGGCGGCGACAAGATCAGGTTGGGGCCGGAGATGCGCACCATCAAGCCCGCTTTGTAGGCCGCCTTGGCCACCCGCGCCGGGATGTCGCTGCTGCGCGTCATAGGGGTGCGCTTGGCCTTGTCGTTCACCATCTCAATGCCCAGCATCAGGCCCACACCACGCACATCGCCCACAAAGCTGCAGGTGTCCACCAGCTTGCGCAAGCGGGTCTGCAGGTGTGCGCCCATGCGGGCGGCGTTGCCGGGAATGTCCAGCGCCTCAATCTGGTCGAGCGTTGCCAGCGCCGCAGCAGCCGCAATCGGGTGCGCGCTGTAGGTGTAGCCGTGCGAGACCGAGGCCGTGCCCGTGGTATCGGCGTCAAACACATCGGCAATGCGGCGGTTGATGGCCGTGGCCCCGAGTGGGATGTAGCCCGAAGAAATGCCCTTGGCCAGGCACCACATGTCGGCATTCACGCCCCACAGGCGCGTGCCAAACATCTCACCGCTGCGGCCAAAACCCGTCACCACCTCGTCGGCGATCAAGAGCACGCCGTACTTGTCGCAAATCTGGCGCACCAGCGGCCAGTAGTTGGGCGGCGGCACGATCACCCCGCCCGCGCCCTGCACCGGCTCGGCGATGAAAGCCGCCACCGTGTCCGGCCCCTGGAACACGATCTCGCGCTCCAGCAACTCGGCGCAGATTTCACCCAGTCGGATCGGGTCATCGGTGTAGGGGTTGTGGTAAGCCCAGGGGGTGTCGATGTGGAAGCAACCAGGCAGCAGCGGCTCATAGGCGCGGCGGAAGTTGGTGTTGCCATTCACGCTCATGCCGCCAAAGTGCACACCGTGGTAACCCTGGCGCAGGCTGATGAACTTGAAGCGGTCGGCCTGGCCCTTCAGCTTCCAGTACTGGCGGGCCACCTTCAATGCACCCTCCACCGCGTCCGAGCCGCCGTTGGAGAACATGACCGTGGCCACGTCTTCGGGCTGCATCATCTGCACCAGGCGTTTGGACAACTCAATGGCCCGCACATGCGTGGTGCCGCGGAACACGTTGTAAAACGGCAGCTCGTCCATCTGCGCCACGATGGCGTCGCGTACCGGCTTGTTGCTGTGGCCCAGGTTGCAGGCCCACAGGCCCCCCACGCCGTCGAGCATCTTGTGGCCATCCACGTCCCAGATCCAGCAGCCCTCGCCTTTGGCGATGATGTCGGGGGTGGACTTCTTCATCGCCCCCGGGTGGGCCATGGGGTGCCACAGGTATTGGGCGTTGTCGGCTTTGAGTTGGTCGTTGTTCATCGTTTTCTCGACATTCACAGTTGAATCCAGGCCGTTTTCAGGTCCAGGTATTTGTCCAAGGCGTGCATCGACTTGTCGTGCCCGTTGCCCGACTGGCGCACCCCGCCCAGCGGCACGGTGATGTCGGGGCCGCCGTAGGTGTTGACGTGCACCACCCCGGCCTTGATGGCACGCACCATGCGGTGGGCGCGCGAGAGACTACTCGTCCACACCCCTGCGGCCAGGCCATAGGTCGAATCGTTGGCCAAGCGCACCGCCTCGGCCTCGTCGTCAAACGGCATCACTGCCAGCACAGGGCCAAAGACTTCTTCGCGAGCCAAGGTCATATCGGGCGTCACGTCGTCAAACAAGGCTGGGGCCATGTAGCTGCCACCCACCACGGGCTGCAAAGCCTGCCCGCCCACACGCAGGCGGGCACCCTGCTGCTGAGCGGTCTGCACCGCAGCCAGGTTTTTGGCCAGTTGTCGGGCGCTGCTGACCGCACCGATCTCGGTGCTCACATCCAGCGGGTCACCCACGCGCAAGCTGGCGGCAATCTTGTGCAAGCGCTCCACGAATTCGTCGTGCACCGAGCGCTGCACCAACAGGCGAGAGCCCGCCACACACACCTGACCGCTGTTGCGGAAGATGCCCATGGCTGAGACTTTGGCCGCCTGTGCCAAATCGGGCGCATCGTCAAACACGACATTGGGCGACTTGCCGCCCAGCTCCAGGTAGACCCGCTTGAGGTTGGACTCGGCCGAAGCCTTGAGCAACATGCGCCCCACCGGGCCGGAGCCGGTGAAGGTCAGGATGTCCACGTCCATGTGGCGCGCGATCGCCTCGCCCGCCTCTGCACCTGTGCCGGTGACCACATTGAGGACACCCGGCGGCAAACCTGCGTCCAGACACAGCTGCGCCAAACGCAGCAAAGACAGAGAGGCGTCTTCAGAGGGTTTGAGCACCACCGAGTTGCCCGCTGCCAGCGCCGGGGCGATCTTCCAGGCACCGATCATCAGCGGGAAATTCCACGGCACGATGGCCCCGACCACCCCCACCGGCTCTTTGTGGACCAAGCCCAACGTGCCTTCAGGTGTGGGCGCAATCTCGCCATTTATCTTGTCCACGCACTCTGCGTAATAACGAAAAGTGCCCGCCGCATTGCCCGGCTCGGCCTTCCAGGCCATGGCGATCTCGGTGCCGTTGTCGCGCACGCCCAGCACCGCCAGCTCGGCGTGATGCGCCTCGATGCGGTCGGCAATGCGGTGCAGCACCTTCTTGCGCTCGGCAGGTGCCATGCGCGACCACACGCCAGACTCGAAGCTGCGGCGGGCGGCCTTAACAGCGCGGTCGACATCGGCCTGCCCGGCCGCTGCGATGGTGCACAAAGTCTGCCCGTCGATGGGCGAGACCACGAGGAGCATTTGGCCGGACGCAGCCGCAGCCCACTGCCCGTCGATCAGCAGTCCTTGGTCAGGAATGGGCTGGTGACGCAGCGTGTCGATCTGTTCTTGTTTCATGGGCCGCCTTCAGTCAGGCACATGCAGCACGATGCCGTCCAGCGCCGCAGAGGCGACCAGCTGACAGCTCAGTCGGCTGCCACTTTGGCGGGGTGCGATGACGATGTCGAGCATGGCGTTTTCCACTTCGTCCATGGGCGGGCAAGCGACCAGCCAGGCTTCATCGACATAGACATGGCAGGTGGCGCACGACAGGCAGCCACCACATTCGCCCGCCACGCCGGGGATGCCGTTCATCTGCGCAGCGTCCATCAGGTTGGTGCCGTCATTCACGTCGTCGCTCACGCGATCGCCGTTGCTCATGATCCAGTGCACTTGGGGCATGGGGTTTGTTCTTTCAGATCAGATGAATCGGATGTAGTAATCGCGCAGCGCGTCGCCTTCAAGGTCTGCGGTGCGCTCGATCTCGTGGCGCTTGATGCCCACATGGTTGGCCACCAGGCCTTCGCCCAGCGCTTGCGTGAGCGCGGTGTCGGCTTCGAGCGCATCCAGTGCGCCCGCCAAGGTGCCCGGCACACTGTGGGTGGCGTCCTTGTTTTCCAGGCAGTCACCGGTTTCGGCGGGCTGCAGCTTGTAAGCGTTGACCACACCCAAACGGGCGGCCTGCAGCACGGCGGCGGTGTGGGTGTAAGGGTTGGCCGCAGCGTCGCCCATGCGGTGCTCGATGCGAGCACCCGGACCGCTTTCAGCCGACAAGCGCACGGTGACGCCACGGTGGTCCACCGCCCAGTTTTTCCAAAAGCCAGACAAGCTCGCCGGTTGCAGGCGTTGGTAGGAATTGGCGCACGGAGCCAATAAACCCGCCAGCGCCTGGTGGTGGTGCATCAGCCCGGCGGTGCAGCCCAGTGTGAGTGCGTTGAACTGGCTGGCATCGTGCCCGCCCGAGATGGCGTTCTGGCCTTGGCCGTCACGCAGGCTGAAGTTGATGTGCACCCCGCTGCCCCCCACCGTGAGGATGGGCTTGGGCATGAAGGTCAACACAATGCCGTGCTGGAAAGCGACTTCGCGGGCCAAGAGGCGGAACAAAAAGATGTCGTCCACCGCCTTGACGGCACGGTCATATTTCAGCGTGAACTCGAACTGCGGCGCGTCGTATTCGGTGTTCATGCTGTCGATGCGAAAGCCCGCGGCCGTGGCCTTTTCCCAAAGGGCATCGGTGAAGCCCCTGGGGTCGGCAAAAGGGCCGGTGGCATACACATGGGCCGCAGGCGTGTCGTAGGGTTTGAGCGAGCCGTCCGGCTCAATCTGGAAAGCAAAGGCTTCGAGCTCAATGCCCACCATCGGGTCGTAACCGATGGCTTGCCAGTCGGCCACGGCTCGCTTGAGCGCACTGCGCCCGCACATGGGCAGCGGTGTGCCGTCGTTGGCTTTCAGATCGCCAATCGCCACCTTCGTGAACGGCTGCCAGCCCGGACGGATGTCTTCGGCGGTATAGGCTGCCTCCATGTCCGGCAGCCCTTCCATGACCATGGCGCCGGGCACGGGGATCAGCTCTTTTTCATAAGTGACGCCAAAGGTGCCTCGGCAAAAACGGGCACCACCGCCTTGCCCGGGTTGGAGCGTGACGTATTTGCCTCGCGCAATGGCCAGGTGGTCGCAAAACAGCACCCGCAGGCGTTCTTGAACATTGGACATGGTGATTCCTTTCAACCCTAGGTTCAAATGAGGTGCATGCGCACCGGCAGGCGTTTGATGCCACAGACAAAATTCGAACGCAAAAAGGCGTGTTCACCCGTTTGCTCGATGCGGTCAACACGTTGGATCAGCTCTTGCAATAAGACCCGCAACTCCAGCCGCGCCAGCCACATGCCCAGACAGGCATGCGCCCCGCCCTGCCCGAATGAAAGGTGTCGGTTCACGCCCCGGTTCAAGTCGACCGTGAACGGCTGCTCAAAAGCCCGCTCATCCCGGTTGCCCGAGATGAACCAGAGCAGCACCTTGTCGCCCGCCTTGACCTGTTTGCCGTGGTACTCGAAGTCCTCGGTCGCGGTGCGGCGAAAGTGTGTGGCGGGCGAAGCCCAGCGGATGAACTCGTCGGCCACGCCTTCCCAGGCGGCTTCGCCCTGCACCGCCTTGAGCTGTGCCATCAGGCCCGGCTGGTTGGCCAGCGCGTGCAAAGCCGCCGCAATCGAATACCGCGTGGTGTCGTTGCCCGCTGCAACCAGCAGGCAAAAGAAGTTGCGGAACTCGGTGTCGCTGATCACATTGCCTTGCGCGTCGGGCTGGGTGATCAGGTGCAACACGCCGCTGGTGTCACCCGCTGCGCGTTTGCGCGCCATCATTCGGGCCGCGTAATCAAACAGGTCAGCCCCGGCGGGCGAGCGAAACGGCATGAAGCGGTAGGCCTCGGTGTCCATTTTGTCGACCACATGGCTGGTGAAATCGCTGTCGGTGTTGGCCATGAGCGCGTCGCCCTTGTCCACCAGCCAATCCAGGTCCTCCTCGGGCAGTCCCGCAATTCGCCCGAGCATGCGCATGGGCAGCTGGCGGGCAATCTGGTGCGTGGCGTCAAACTCGCCTTGGCCAAGGGCCTGGTCGAGGATGCCCACACACAGCTCACGGATCTGGTCTTCGTACAGCGCCATCATGGGCTTGGAAAAGGCCTTGGCCACCAGCATGCGGGTGCGGGTGTGCTCGGGCGGGTCGGTCTCCTGGAAGGTGCGCCGCGCCATGTACTCCTCGTGCGTCTGGTCTTCCATGCGGATACCTTGGGCAGAACTCAAGCGCTGGTGGTTGCGGTTGAGCTCCAGAATGTCGGCATGCCGCGTGACCGACCAAAAGCCCTTGCCTTCGGACCAGTCGCACCAGGCCATCGGGTCCTCGTCGCGCAGGCGCTGGAAAGTGTTGTGCGGCGTGCCGTTCACATAGCTGTCGTGGTCCGCCAAGTCGGCGTGGCCATCGTCGGTGGGGTGCCAGACGGTCATGGGCGGGTGTTCCTTGCGTGCTCAATGAATTGCGCCATCCACTGGCCAAACAGCGGCACATCGGCGGCCTGCTGCAGACTGGCATGGGCGCGGGCCAAGGTGTTCGTGTCGAGCTTGTCGGCCAGGAAGCCCAGCAAGGCCTGCATGAACACCAGCGGCATTTCGGGGTGGTACTGGGTGGTCCAAATGTGCTGGCCGATCTGCATCGAGCCGATGGGGCAAAAATCGCTGCCACCCAGGCACTCGGCCCCCTCGGGCATGCGGGTGACTTGCTCGTTGTGGGCAGCCATCAAGGTGGTGGTGCTTTGCGCGGGCTGCATCCAGGGGCGGGTGCGCTGCCAGTGCGTGGCCGCCGTGCCCAGGCCCCAGCCCGCTGCGTTGAGCGCCACCTGCCCGCCCAGCGCCCGGGCCACCGCTTGGTGGCCAAAGCACAGGCCGATCAGCGGCTGGCGGGCCGCATCGACGGCGCGGATGAAATCCAGCAACGACCCGACCCAAGGCAGGCTGTCGTCGTTGACCGAAGCCGGGCTGCCGGTGATGACATAGCCATCAAAAGCCTGCGGGTCACTGGGCAGCACGCCGTCTTTGACGGGCAGCACCTCGAAAACCCAGTTTGAAAGCAGGGGCTGCAGCAACTGGACCACCTTTTGCCCATCGTTCGGGAAATGGGCCGCAAACGCCGAGGTGTCGTTGTTGGTCAGCAAAACGGCAATGTGCAGATTCGGCAGGGACATCGGATCTCTTTCAAACTCACAGCCATGCTATGCACAAGGCGCACCAAGCACTATCAAGTTTGGGCACGGCACACCCCGGGTTTTCACGAAAAAGCCTGTGACACCGGAACAGGCACACTCGGGGCATGCCCCGCACGTCTGTTTTGGCCCTTTGATGAGCCCATTTACCCCTGAATCGCCCTGGGTCCAGGTGCTGGACACCCAGGACATGGACCAGCACGCCCTGGCCCAGCAGGGCTGGGCGCTGCAGTACGAACAACTCTCGCCCGGCCAGTTCAAGGGACGGATCCACCAGGTGCAACTGCCCGGGGTCACGCTGCTGCGCGAAGACACCAGCATCGCCTTGCGCCAGCGAGGCAGGCTCGACGAC is drawn from Limnohabitans sp. 63ED37-2 and contains these coding sequences:
- a CDS encoding Bug family tripartite tricarboxylate transporter substrate binding protein — encoded protein: MNPWGQRRDFLKAMAAVTGSLPLWAQAQSSWPSKPVTMVVPFPAGGGTDAFARPMSAAFAKLTGKQLIIDNRGGAGGTLGAGIAAKSTPDGYNYFMGAVHHTIAPSMYPRLDYDLERDLIPLIQVASVPQVLVVNPKKVQAADFKAFLDFLKKNPARLNYGSAGGGTSHHLAGELFKLQTKTFITHIPYRGAGPALQDLIAGNVDMMFDGLGSSAAHIKGGRIKALMVSGAKRNAAFPDVPCSAELGLPDYTVSTWYGVWAPKGTPADAQARAIEEFRRACLTDEAKAVWANQGAEFPNLTGGQFDAFIKKELTKWSQVVKASGAKLD
- a CDS encoding HAD-IA family hydrolase yields the protein MSDALRPEDKALILDFGGVISRTLFETHALSEAALGLPAGTLTWQGPFAPETDALWQAMQADRISERDYWMQRTREVGRLLGEEWTEMQTFVQRARGADVQAVIRPEALAAIHQAKALGYKLGILSNELDLFYGADFRERLPWLQQFDVIVDATYTQILKPDPRAYQACLDALGVRAEHAVFVDDQPRNVAGAQRCGLPVVHLEVCQPGAGFAKALQMLAAL
- a CDS encoding Tm-1-like ATP-binding domain-containing protein; the protein is MKSPVILIVGTVDTKSDEIGFMREQVQAAGGQALIMDVGVLAKGRLVPDIANTDVAAAAGLTLQQVMDSGDENSAMALMAQGASRLASELQRTGRMDGLLVLGGTMGTDLALDVASSLPLGVPKVVLSTVAFSPLLPPERMPPDLMMVLWAGGLYGLNSLCQSALAQAAGAVVGACRVARVPRFERPVVGMTSLGSSCLKYMVQLQPELDKRGFDLAVFHTTGMGGRAFESLAAQGQFACVMDLSLQEMVNQMGGSVVSAGPDRLMGAGLKGVPMIVAPGATDLVDYPAWGQMPERFAGRPSHDHNRLIASVGIDANMRREFARELASRLRQAQGPVHLVLPLRGIQEWDRAGAPLHDPEGLAAMMDEMAQCDWGAAEVSRIDAHINDAAFVQHVLAVLDDWLAKGLVVPAAGMKAPHV
- a CDS encoding aminotransferase class III-fold pyridoxal phosphate-dependent enzyme; this translates as MNNDQLKADNAQYLWHPMAHPGAMKKSTPDIIAKGEGCWIWDVDGHKMLDGVGGLWACNLGHSNKPVRDAIVAQMDELPFYNVFRGTTHVRAIELSKRLVQMMQPEDVATVMFSNGGSDAVEGALKVARQYWKLKGQADRFKFISLRQGYHGVHFGGMSVNGNTNFRRAYEPLLPGCFHIDTPWAYHNPYTDDPIRLGEICAELLEREIVFQGPDTVAAFIAEPVQGAGGVIVPPPNYWPLVRQICDKYGVLLIADEVVTGFGRSGEMFGTRLWGVNADMWCLAKGISSGYIPLGATAINRRIADVFDADTTGTASVSHGYTYSAHPIAAAAALATLDQIEALDIPGNAARMGAHLQTRLRKLVDTCSFVGDVRGVGLMLGIEMVNDKAKRTPMTRSSDIPARVAKAAYKAGLMVRISGPNLILSPPLVITREEVDFMCDVLEAAFAAVQEGRA
- a CDS encoding aldehyde dehydrogenase, with translation MKQEQIDTLRHQPIPDQGLLIDGQWAAAASGQMLLVVSPIDGQTLCTIAAAGQADVDRAVKAARRSFESGVWSRMAPAERKKVLHRIADRIEAHHAELAVLGVRDNGTEIAMAWKAEPGNAAGTFRYYAECVDKINGEIAPTPEGTLGLVHKEPVGVVGAIVPWNFPLMIGAWKIAPALAAGNSVVLKPSEDASLSLLRLAQLCLDAGLPPGVLNVVTGTGAEAGEAIARHMDVDILTFTGSGPVGRMLLKASAESNLKRVYLELGGKSPNVVFDDAPDLAQAAKVSAMGIFRNSGQVCVAGSRLLVQRSVHDEFVERLHKIAASLRVGDPLDVSTEIGAVSSARQLAKNLAAVQTAQQQGARLRVGGQALQPVVGGSYMAPALFDDVTPDMTLAREEVFGPVLAVMPFDDEAEAVRLANDSTYGLAAGVWTSSLSRAHRMVRAIKAGVVHVNTYGGPDITVPLGGVRQSGNGHDKSMHALDKYLDLKTAWIQL
- a CDS encoding 2Fe-2S iron-sulfur cluster-binding protein gives rise to the protein MPQVHWIMSNGDRVSDDVNDGTNLMDAAQMNGIPGVAGECGGCLSCATCHVYVDEAWLVACPPMDEVENAMLDIVIAPRQSGSRLSCQLVASAALDGIVLHVPD
- a CDS encoding glutamine synthetase family protein, whose amino-acid sequence is MSNVQERLRVLFCDHLAIARGKYVTLQPGQGGGARFCRGTFGVTYEKELIPVPGAMVMEGLPDMEAAYTAEDIRPGWQPFTKVAIGDLKANDGTPLPMCGRSALKRAVADWQAIGYDPMVGIELEAFAFQIEPDGSLKPYDTPAAHVYATGPFADPRGFTDALWEKATAAGFRIDSMNTEYDAPQFEFTLKYDRAVKAVDDIFLFRLLAREVAFQHGIVLTFMPKPILTVGGSGVHINFSLRDGQGQNAISGGHDASQFNALTLGCTAGLMHHHQALAGLLAPCANSYQRLQPASLSGFWKNWAVDHRGVTVRLSAESGPGARIEHRMGDAAANPYTHTAAVLQAARLGVVNAYKLQPAETGDCLENKDATHSVPGTLAGALDALEADTALTQALGEGLVANHVGIKRHEIERTADLEGDALRDYYIRFI
- a CDS encoding cytochrome P450, translating into MTVWHPTDDGHADLADHDSYVNGTPHNTFQRLRDEDPMAWCDWSEGKGFWSVTRHADILELNRNHQRLSSAQGIRMEDQTHEEYMARRTFQETDPPEHTRTRMLVAKAFSKPMMALYEDQIRELCVGILDQALGQGEFDATHQIARQLPMRMLGRIAGLPEEDLDWLVDKGDALMANTDSDFTSHVVDKMDTEAYRFMPFRSPAGADLFDYAARMMARKRAAGDTSGVLHLITQPDAQGNVISDTEFRNFFCLLVAAGNDTTRYSIAAALHALANQPGLMAQLKAVQGEAAWEGVADEFIRWASPATHFRRTATEDFEYHGKQVKAGDKVLLWFISGNRDERAFEQPFTVDLNRGVNRHLSFGQGGAHACLGMWLARLELRVLLQELIQRVDRIEQTGEHAFLRSNFVCGIKRLPVRMHLI
- a CDS encoding type 1 glutamine amidotransferase, which codes for MSLPNLHIAVLLTNNDTSAFAAHFPNDGQKVVQLLQPLLSNWVFEVLPVKDGVLPSDPQAFDGYVITGSPASVNDDSLPWVGSLLDFIRAVDAARQPLIGLCFGHQAVARALGGQVALNAAGWGLGTAATHWQRTRPWMQPAQSTTTLMAAHNEQVTRMPEGAECLGGSDFCPIGSMQIGQHIWTTQYHPEMPLVFMQALLGFLADKLDTNTLARAHASLQQAADVPLFGQWMAQFIEHARNTRP